A genomic stretch from Limanda limanda chromosome 11, fLimLim1.1, whole genome shotgun sequence includes:
- the mfap5 gene encoding microfibril associated protein 5, whose product MGSHPVVLLLCSFHVLTAVARAQQSETTEAPRGVLPANCREEMYPCTRMYSVHKPVKRCIGGLCLYSLPRVYVINKEICMRTVCQQDEYLKAELCRELSGWPRRVERSSHRKRCRNRRSNPKTWANKA is encoded by the exons ATGGGCAGCCATCCAGTGGTCCTGCTCCTCTGCAGTTTCCACG TGCTCACAGCTGTAGCCCGAGCCCAGCAGTCTG AGACCACTGAGGCCCCCAGAGGCGTCCTGCCAGCCA ATTGCAGGGAGGAGATGTATCCATGCACCAGGATGTACTCGGTTCACAAGCCCGTCAAGAGATGCATTGGTGGTCTTTGTTTGTACAG CCTCCCTCGTGTCTACGTCATCAACAAAGAGATCTGCATGAGGACCGTGTGCCAGCAGGACGAGTATCTGAAAG CTGAACTTTGCCGAGAGTTGTCCGGATGGCCCCGACGTGTGGAGAGGTCATCTCATAGGAAACGCTGTCGCAATCGCCGTAGCAACCCCAAAACCTGGGCAAACAAGGCTTGA